The sequence below is a genomic window from Chloroflexota bacterium.
TCGGCAGTGGAACGTATAGATTTGAATACCCCTACTCTGTCTAAATCAAAAACAACATAGGAAAAGACAAAATGAACAAATCTGAAATTATCAAGGCTGCCATCATCGGCGGCGTGATGGGGTTACTGCCCAGCTTTTTACTCAACTATTTTCTCATTCCCATGCCCGAAACCGTGTTGGCAAATGCACTCGGTAACGGGGTAAGCGGACTGATCAGCGGGTTTATGGGCGGCTTTATGGGCTTATTTGTCTATTTCAAACAAACGGATAAAAGAAAATAATCTTTTAGGAGACGAGCATGACTACATTCACCTTCCCGAAAAACTTCTTATGGGGCACCGCAACCGCTGCCCACCAGGTCGAAGGCAACAACATCAACACCGAAAGCTGGGTGCTGGAACATTTACCTGAAACCGTCTATGCCGAACCATCAGGTGATGCCTGCGATCACTACCATCGTTACCCCGAAGATATAGCCCTGCTGGCTTCGCTGGGGTTCAATGCCTATCGCTTCTCGCTGGATTGGGCACGCATCGAACCCGAAGAAGGCGAATTCTCCTATGCTGAACTCGAACATTACCGCCGCATGTTGGCGACCTGCCACGAGAACGGCATTCAACCTGTCGTCACCTTTCACCACTTTACCACCCCTCGCTGGCTGATGCCCTACGGTGGTTGGGTAGACGAAGGCACGCCAGATCGTTTTGCCCGCTACTGCGAAAAAGCCGTCAATCATCTCGGCGATTTGATCGGCGTGGCTTGCACGGTCAACGAACCGAATATCCCCGTTTTGCTATCAAAGATACTGCCCTTCAAAATGCAGGATACGCCCTTCTGGCAAAATGCCGCTCAAGCCTTTGGCGTGTCCCCAGAACGGCTCGGTCTTTTCCAGTTTGCAGGCACGCCCGAAGCACGGAATGTGATCCTGGCTGCTCACAAAAAGGCGCTGAACGTCATCAAAGCGGGTCCTGGCGATTTTCCCGTTGGGCTGACAATGGCATTGGTCGATGTGCAGGCAGCCGAGGGCGGCGAAGAAAAAGCCGCCGAATATCAATATGAGATGAACGACATCTTCCTTGAGCAGCTCGAAGGCGATGATTTCATCGGTGTACAGACTTACTCCCGTATGCTCGTGGGTCCGGATGGCATCATCCACCCCGGCGATGATATTGAAAAGAACCAGATGGGCGAAGAATACTATCCCGAAGCGCTGGGTGGCACTATCCGCCACGCCGCCAAAGTGACGGGGCTACCAGTTATCGTGACCGAAAATGGTTTCTCCAGTGAAGACGATACCCGTCGTTTGGAGTATTTCCAGCGGGCACTGCGTTCTGTCACTGAGACCCTGCAAGAAGGCATCGACGTGCGTGGTTATTTTGCCTGGTCTGCTTTTGATAATTTTGAGTGGGTCGCAGGCTACACACCCAAATTCGGCATCGTTGCTGTAGATAGAGCAACGCAAAAACGCACGCCCAAACCGAGCGCCTATTGGTTGGGGAAGATGGCAAAAGAGAATCGCTATCAATATTGAGATCGGTACAAGAAACAAACGGTTTAAGGAAAAGACACTCCCCGCTTCAAAATGAAACAGGGAGTGTCTTTTTGTCTCGTGGATTTATATGGAATTGCCCCCTTTCAAAGTTCGTGAAATAGAAACGGGGGAAACTAATAAGATACTCTCCATAGAAAAACCGCCGGTGGTTTCTGACTAGCGGTTTCCAAATTACGTCTGTAGGTGAGAAAACGCCTCTTTTTTGCCGCCTACGTTGCCGCCAACGCTAGCCGAGGACGAAATTTATACCCGTATACACGATTACTACCGCACCGGATTGATTTTGGCGACTTTGTAACTTGTTTGCCTACTGGAGCTTGAGATAATGGATATAAATCTTGATTAGATATTACGTCCGTTGTCTAATATCAACAGGCGGATACAACATTAGCATGGTTGGGACAACAACCGGTATACTTTTCTATCAATTGAGAGCATGGAGTTATTGTACCTGCTATCTCAATACCGTGGACAATAGCATCATATATTGTTTGGGCGTGACTATAAAAGCACATCACTGTATTACGGAATAAGGTGGGAATTTATACCCACATACACGATTGCTAACGCATTGAGATTGTCATGACTGTAGCGTAGTGTTTTTTTATCCTCTTGTTTCGCTTCACGATATAACTCACAATTTCGTTTACGCTGACTGAAATGGGAACTGTTATCGCCATCTCTGGCTCCTCAAGCGCGTCGAACTGACTCTGGAGCATCTCTGGCTTCATATAGTGACTGCTGCGTGCCTGCATCCGCGACAAGATCAAATTGAAA
It includes:
- a CDS encoding family 1 glycosylhydrolase, which codes for MTTFTFPKNFLWGTATAAHQVEGNNINTESWVLEHLPETVYAEPSGDACDHYHRYPEDIALLASLGFNAYRFSLDWARIEPEEGEFSYAELEHYRRMLATCHENGIQPVVTFHHFTTPRWLMPYGGWVDEGTPDRFARYCEKAVNHLGDLIGVACTVNEPNIPVLLSKILPFKMQDTPFWQNAAQAFGVSPERLGLFQFAGTPEARNVILAAHKKALNVIKAGPGDFPVGLTMALVDVQAAEGGEEKAAEYQYEMNDIFLEQLEGDDFIGVQTYSRMLVGPDGIIHPGDDIEKNQMGEEYYPEALGGTIRHAAKVTGLPVIVTENGFSSEDDTRRLEYFQRALRSVTETLQEGIDVRGYFAWSAFDNFEWVAGYTPKFGIVAVDRATQKRTPKPSAYWLGKMAKENRYQY